Part of the Musa acuminata AAA Group cultivar baxijiao chromosome BXJ2-7, Cavendish_Baxijiao_AAA, whole genome shotgun sequence genome is shown below.
AACTCTATTACGGCACAGGCCCATCCTCAAGGTTGAATATTGTCTTATTCTACTaaatttgtcattatctttttgaaCCCTCATAGATGACTAGATAAAATGGTTTTGACAACTTCTATCGTATATGTGGAATGCAACTAATCATAAATAGAATGCTTTTGTACCATCAAGGACATAGAGTTTTGTTATGCTCAATCTCCTATTCTTAGGCTTGCAAGAACATTATACAGCTCAGTCACAACACAATATCCaaggctgaaatagtgaaagttgAGTCAATGTATCCACTACGTACTTCCCTTCATTTTTGTGTTAGCATGTTATTTCTGATAGAGGGTGACCAATTTCAGCCAAAGCATATAAGCTAGCACAAGTAATCTAGGACCTTCCTTCTTGTTGTTATTATTGTATGTAGGAATCCAAGTCAAGGAAATGTGTTTTACTGTTTACAGCAAAGAGGAAGGATTAAGGAAGAACAGTTTGTCAAGAAAGTGAAAGCAATGCTGTTGGAAGAGGAGAAGCAACAGATACCTATTGCTCAGGGCCTTCCATGGACCACAGATGAACCAGAGGTGACAACCTCTTTTAACTTCAAGTATTTAAAATAGTTGCTAATAGTAACATTCTATTTCATTAAAAAGAACAATATGTTTGACTTTGTGGTGGTCATGCTACAACTATATGTAATAAtaaatcatttttaatttttctctatGTTTATTATGTTTGCAAACTGAATCATTTTTCTTGTTCACAACGTGTCCTTGTTGTATACTATATTTCAGAAATTTAACACAAAGTTCTAAATGACAATTTCATATGGTGGctaaaaaattatcttgacaagatTGTTCAATTACCATAATGCTTCGTTTTTTGAATGTACTGCAATTTCACAAGCTTTTAGATTCTTATATTCACATTGAAGTTGAAGATATCTGTTCCAGTTTCAGTGAGATgtagttttattttttaatttaaatatattatggaATTGAGCTTGGCCTTAAACTAATCCCATCACCTGGTGTGCAAGTCCTTTGTTGTTTAGTCTGAAGAAGCCCAAAGAAGTTACAGTTAACTGAAAGTGGGAATTCTAGGGCACACAAAGTGATTGTGATTACTTTTATCAAAAGAAGAATTGAATTGAGATAACTTTGTATACGTAGGAAGTTAAGACTCATAGTAGATTAAATGCTTCATTTGGTTGTGAATTATAGActgtctcagtttgcatttagttTTTTACAGTTGTGAAGTCTCTCAATTTTCAACAACGAAGATTTATTTGTAATACCAAGGCTATCACATCTATGATTAACTCTAGGATTTGAATTTTAAGTTAATGGCAAAATATAACCTCTTTAagccaaaattaaaattttttattatcttaatcATAAATACCATAGTGATTTTCCATCAGAAGAACTACACACCCCCATTgtacttttttcttttgttgaatTTGCTACATTCACCAAGCACATTGATTTGAACTcaatttttattttgaaattccTAAGAGATGCTTGCTACTGTCACTGCCATATCTTCCAACTCGAGGACACCTCCATCTAGATCATTTGGCAGATACAACAGGACATTTACATCTAGAAAGAACAGTCACAGAAGGCTCAATTAAACTATATGGGATCAAATATATGCATGGTATACTTGAATGATTTGTCGAGTCTAATATATGATAGCTTTCAGCAAGTTTAGCCAGAGTATGTAGAGATTTTGTACTAAAATTTATCATCTTTGGAATCAGACTAGGATTGCCACAAGTTACAATAATTTTGGACTGATATGAAATTGTAACTGAATATTTATTTTCCAAGTCAGACACTTGGATAGCTAATTTCTGTTTACAGATTACAGAATTTTCAATTCTGTGACATCACATTCTTGATTATTGCTCACATCTTTATTGCTGAAATGTTGTTTAGCACTTGGTGAAGCCCCCTGTAAAGGAGGGCACTGAGCCAATCGACATTGTTTTGCGTAGCGATGTGCGTGCTGCGGAAAGGGCTGAGTTTGATCAACTCGTAAGTTTTCTGAACGACTCTATTACCATCAGTTAAAAATCAGTAGAAATGCTTTACCATACTAAGGGATGGCAGCAGGTCAAGCTTTCTCAGGTAGTTGGGTCTTCTGACCTGCTTAAACTGGGTCTGAAAACGCTTTGATAGGTTTTAGAACGTGTCTGGATGGTAGAGTAGGCAGGCACCTGAGTCATGTTCGGGTTTAGGTAACTAGGTAGTCAGATTTTGGTACCTACCTATTGTCATTTCTAATGTGACCTAGGACTGATAGGATTgtgtattttttattgtttagtcTATCCATCACTTAAATCAGGTTCAAGTACCGGTTTGATCGGGTTTGGGATGGGTTTGATAGGAAAGTAGGTATGAATGCTGGTTGCCAGTATGAATACTTGATGATTATTCAGATTTGAGTGAAATCTGTCGGTACCCAACCCGTTGCCCATCCCTAAGCATACTTCCATAGACATTGAATTAGCGACTATGCCAAGACATTAAGATGCTTTTGTTGCTTACTTACGAAATTTGACTTCTCTTCAGGTTACCGAGCGGATGAACTTCGCTGAACAACTAAGATTGGAAAGGGAGATGAGGCAAAAGGTATTCCTAAATTACAAGAATTAGCTATGTTGTTTGTCAATTAATGTATGTTATATCAAGATTTATTATACATACCCAACAAATTGTATAgttagaggaaaaagaagaaatacgTCAGCTTAGAAGAGAGCTTGTGCCTAAAGCTCAGCCAATGCCATACTTTGATCGACCCTTCATCCCTAAAAAGTAAGTTTTCTGTCCAAAGCAAATCCATTCCATGATTTCTGCTAGCATgttctttaaattttttatagacATATATAAATGATTTTGTTGTTTGTTAGCCAAGCTTCATAAAGAGCAAGACAGGTGACTGCTTATATATACAGTTGCCACCAATTAACTGAATCTAGTAGATTCGTAGTCTATCGTTTCTCTTGGAAAATGCTATATAGGTGGACTGACTGAATGATCAAAGTTTTTAGGACCTACATATATGAGCCCCAGTCATCAATTCTGTGAGCAGTGACATCACCCCTGACATTTTATGTACCATTCGTTCTATCCATCTAAAATACAATaactttttaaaaattatttagttattcatattACTTACTTATTAATAAAACtgattttcttttttgtatgtGAAAGGTCGGAAAGGCCTCGAACAATCCCAAAGGAGCCAAGATTTCACATCCGTCAAAGAAAGTCTTCATGGTATAGtttttatttttcctaataaCATTACCACATTGACTATATTCATTTTGAAGTACCATGAAGAAACTTATTAGTTGTCttttaaatgataatttttttattcttatggtTTAGGCTTCTTGTTTTTTTGAaggcaaaaaaataaaaacatgacTTGGCATAACAACAAGACTGATACTTCTGTTGTTGGTCAACTCCAGTGCTCCGATGCTAGGAAGATGATGGACAATTACAAAGTTTATGCTGGTCCAtgtttcagcagatcggagtgcaGCCAGCGGGGAACTATTATTAATTCTTTCAAGGTTTTATCAGATCTGTATATAGGAATTATACTATTTCATAAAGGATCGAATCATGTTCCTTCCCAAAATTTTTAGTATGGTTTTATCTCTAGAACCAAAGAAAGAGGTGAGCCAGTGATAGCTATCTTCTTTCTCTATGTACTGCATCCAATTCGCCAGAATTATATGAGGtttcacgatatatatatatatatatatatatatcttacaaTAACAAGAGATGTTGTTGGATAGTCAAAATTATCCATATATATAGAAGAATAAGACAGCTAAACAATAAAGTAATTTTATGAGTGACTCAAATAtattaagatattatattttgagtgtgttttttttttctaaagctTTCAAGTACTGGAAGATatataaaactaaaaaatatattgtgGTGACTCTTACAATGTTTAAATAGGTCTCTCTCAACGGGGGCGTGCCGAGCACGTGAGAGCTCACAAACTTAGTGCGTTCGGGCCCATCATTCCCATCGGTTCCGTCGATCGGACGGCGTAGATCTCATCATCATGTCCAAGCAAAGCGCTTTCCCAACCCCCGTCCCTCTCGCGCTTCGGTATCTCCGCCATTTCCTTCTTGAAATCTCCGCTCCTCCCCCGGTCCGATCTCTTCGCTCCGTTCTGTCACTGGTCTCTTCCCTCTCCCTCTGCTTTCGATCCTGGCGTTAGGGTTTGCGTTATTGATCAGAATTCCTTTTGTTCCTCGCTGAGATCTTGGAGCCCTGGTCTGATGGCGTCTATCTCTGTTCCCTGCCCCAAGTGCTCTGTGACTGCTCGGTATGGCgcgtggagtcggaattggattaGAAAGTCCACTCCGCCGGACTCGTTTTTGAAGCCAGCGCCCGAGCCCTCTTCGCTTTCTGGATCTGCTTGGGTTCTTTCGTCAAAGGTGAATTATTGTTAATTCCTTTTTTTAGATCTTCAGGTTTTTATTTTCACTGTTCGATCGAAAGTTTTTGTTCTCAAGGCCTATTGTCGAAAGGGAACTGTACGAGGATTATTAGCCTCATACATCAACCATGCATCATCAGTTGGACTTCCAATTTTTGTCATCGTTATGGACATGAGAGGTTTAGCAGTTGCCCTGAGAGCATTCAGTAAATTTTCCATTTACGTagttatataattatttatattagaaCTAACAACAAATTTGGCAATTCGATCAGCAGTTTATCTACCTACAATTAGAAGACATTTCTAATTGGTCTCTTCCAAAAGTTTGTGCGATTCGGGCAACTTCTAAGGATAGAATTAGAGACAAAAAGAGATTTAGGCTATTTCAGAAAACTACAATAATATTAGTAGTTGACTTTTAGTAAAAGCATGTGAAACATTGTCGAGatattctttttctcttcttgtgAGCATTTTTTATTTGAATGAATTTGGATTGGCTCACATAAATCTAGATAACTTGGATACAATGGCAATATTTTTGGTGGAAAATCCATGCTTTCAATGGTTTTGAAGATTAAGGACCAAGATCTGAAAGCAGTTATAGGCTTTGTGATCTTAAGGTTTCATAAGTAATAGTTGAAGAGGGAAAATCTCTGTGGCATCATGTGTTCAATTATTGTTATTACATGCACACCTGTAGAATTTTTGACTTGTTTTGACATTTCTTTCTTTGTTATGAAGATATGTTAATTTGTGTTTTTCTTACTGTTTAGCAAATCCAGTTGCAACTCCTTTGATCATTTTTTTTCTGATAAGCTTTTCTTATAAGAATTACAATTCTCCTACAGGTTCCTAGTCGTGGACATTTTCCCATTCTAAAGGCCCATTTTCAGGAGGTATCAATTGACTATAATTCTAGTGGTTATTAAACAAAGCTAAAGAATATTTCATTTGCTTTTATGTCTGTAATTATACCAGGTTGATGTTGTGAGTTCATCAAATTCTTCGTCTTTGGTATCTACAAAGTCAGAGTCTACACCAATTAAAGGTGAAGATTCTAGTATGGTGGAGGAATCTGCTAATGAAGATGCGGTAACAGATACCACCATATCTGCATTTATGGCTGAAGTATCAAATCTTGTTAAGTAAGATAacccttctttttccttttctccaAAAATGTTACCCTTTTTTCTCTCATATGCTCAAATTTATTTGGAAAATAAATGACGAAGCAAACAAGTAGAAGACTGTGAGATGAAGGTTGTCATTGCATGATAAGTATGAAACATCTACAAATTGTTTGATGTTGGAACCTGTAGGTTACTGAGAGTGGTCTATAAGAAAACCATAGGTCATTTCTGTCTTTGTGGATTCACCTTTCCAATAAGTTCCAGGTGGTGGATAAGCAATGTTATCCCACAGAGATATCATGTATAATAAGCTTAATCTCTTACCAGCCTCAAGGTCTGGATCAGAACTCCGTCGTCAAAAGTACTTGGAACTACAACCTCGGCCAATCATAGATTGCAACAGGCCCAAGCCTTATTTGCAGATGTCCAACAGTCTCTAGCAACAATAAATATTTAGCAATTTTTCAACATTGTAGGAATTGCGCTTATAAAACTCTAGATCAAGTTGCATATAACAATCTTTACTATATTTCTTAGCAGGCTTGTGGATTCAAAAGATATAACAGAATTGCATCTAAAGACGGAAGCATGCGATCTCCTAATACGAAAAAAGGAGGCTTTGCCTCACCCGCCAGTTGCCTCCGCTCCTGTAATAATGCAGTATCCACAAACTATGCTTCCACCTCAGCCTTCAGCTCATGTTTTTCCTACTGCACAATCAAATCCTGTTGCAGCATCTCCAGCACCAGCACTTCCGCCTCCACCAACAACTGGAAGCAAGTCATCACTTCCACCTCTGAAAAGCCCCATGGCAGGCACATTGTATAGATGCCCAGCTCCTGGGGAGCCTCCATTTGTTAAGGTAACCATCTAACAATAGCCCTTGACTTCTAAAGCTATACATTTTGCCTAATTTAAGTAAtgctgatgcatttttctttaaatctcgGTTCATTATAATGAACACTTTTGTCCATTGTGCATCTTGTCTAGTGTTCAACATTTACCTTGGTAAATATCCTGCCTAGACTCAAACTGATCTGAGATCATCATATATAGGCTGGGGACAAAGTCCAAAAAGGACAGGTGGTTTGCATCATCGAGGCTATGAAATTGATGAATGAGATTGAGGTATTCTCTGTTCCACGCCTTCAATTTCCAATGTCTGTTTATTGAACTTTATGTTTTTAACAATTAGATAGTCTAACTTTAGCTATCAATGTGGTAAATGGAATTCAGTTGTTCTGGATTTTGGTGAAGATATGATaattatcatttattatttgtcGACTTTCTCTGGCTACAGGACTTTACTAGTCTTAAGCCACCATGTTACCTCTACTGATTTGGATGATCCAAGGGTGTTTGTAAATACACGCAGAAAGTTGTCTTATGGAAATAATTGGTCTATGAACAGAACTAGATTCCTTTTCCCCTATCATTTTTGAAAATATACGGAGACTTGTTATTTAGAAAAGCctgtgaaagtattggaacaaatatttgtttgaaaagCTAGAAAAGACAAAGAAATACAAACGTATAGTAACCTGAAAATACAAAGGCTCCATAGAAACAGGCGAGGGCCTTTGATGAAATGAGCATATCATGCAGCACTTGGTGTCTCATATCTACAACCTTTTCATCGTGCAGGCTGATCAATCTGGAACAGTAGTCGACATACTCGCAGAGGATGGAAAGCCAGTTAGCATTGACACGGTACCCCTTCTCTTAATTCCCTCAAGAATCCCGACCCTCCCTCTTCTTTCACTCTACTGAAAGTTGTGTGCGTTGCTCTTTTGCAGCCTTTACTTGTAATTCAGCCCTGAAAGGTCAGAAGCATACTTAGTTTTACATTTATGTGTCACACATTTATATTATCACCTTACGCGGTGCAGTTCTGCACATCGCAATTGCTTGTTTGATTTCATTGTCAAATCTACTCAAGAATTAAGGTAAAATGATGGTCCAATGTGCTTGGTAGCTAGGTGGTGGAAGCTTCACgaaatctgcaagaaaacagtttGTTCCAAATATCTTCTACTAAAGAAACCCTGTTATGTAAGATTCAAAGACGAGATCAATTTGTAATTTCTGTTGCCTTGAGTGTTATATGAGATGCGTTACATGCATGAAAATTTATGAAGATGGACATGGTCGTAAAAAGGCATACGAGCTTTGACGCCTTCCATTTACCACTCAAATAAAATGTATGCTCATTAAATCGTGGACGGGAAATGGAATAGTTGATTGGCAAGAACAGGCACTTAAACATGAAGGATGACATACCTGAGTTGTTCTGAACAAGATGTTCTTCTACTTGTCTTTTGTGAGAGTGATCGTTACTCTGGACTTGTAgccattttattttctttgaaataaCGAGACCTGGCTTTGTAAGCTTCCAAAATAGATAATATTGTAGCCCTATTTAAGGGACAATCAATCCGTGCCAAACATACTCGCATATGGAGGCTGAATTACTAAGGTTGCTATAGAGTATAAACTACGTTAAGGGTAGGGAATCAAATTCCGTCTTTTATCACTTATCACGATTTAAGCATTCGAGTTTTATTTGAGACGTGATTAATAACAGTGAATGATAATTCGATGagtactaaaaaaattatatgcccAAATCAGATTTTAAGTAATTAATTGTGTtcagaaataaataaaatgaaattTGTGGGTGTCCATCGAAATTACTGCAGACCAGCGGTAACAGCCGGTGTTTATTACCGTGTGTTTTGGACGTATTCCGGGCCTTGTGGGGGAGCAGCGGGCGATCGGTGGCCGAGGAAAAGCGACGCACCGCAGAGTGCATATGCCGCAGGTCAATTCTGGCGATGCGTCAGTGAATCGAATGTTGCAGAGACACGCGAAAAGGGCACGTCACGCCGTGCTTACCGCCCGCCCTCCCACATGGTGGTGCAGCCCCCCTTCTCTCGCCTTCCcatgtgcctctctctctctctccgcgctGTACGCCCTTCCTCCTCGCTGCAGCAACAACGCGGATGTATCGCTGGCGGGAGGCCACGCTTCCCATCTTCACGTGCACTCTTGCCTTACAGCAACCCTCACCCACGagcccaccgccaccaccaccaccaccctcctCCTCCAAGTGGCCTCCTCAGATCCATCGGCATCTTTCCCTCCACAGCAGTGCGTGGCCTTCCTGTACCTTCAACTGTTCTCCCATCTCCCTCGGCAGTGAGCACCCATCCTTCCTCGTTAATTTAATTCATTTGATGATACATCAATCATTAATCTTTAACAAAATGTTTCCTCGCTAACACACTTCGCATGGCGGTGTCATCCATTATTCATGCATACCACAAAcacgttgtttttttttttttgggggtgaattttcaaataaattaaattaaaaaaattgtatagcatcccaaatttgaaaataaattctAGTAgaacttttttcttttcctcaaATGATTATTCTGCCCCCATCGATCATCGCCCTCTACTTAACTCTTGGTTGCATTGTTATCTC
Proteins encoded:
- the LOC135617967 gene encoding biotin carboxyl carrier protein of acetyl-CoA carboxylase 1, chloroplastic-like codes for the protein MASISVPCPKCSVTARYGAWSRNWIRKSTPPDSFLKPAPEPSSLSGSAWVLSSKVPSRGHFPILKAHFQEVDVVSSSNSSSLVSTKSESTPIKGEDSSMVEESANEDAVTDTTISAFMAEVSNLVKLVDSKDITELHLKTEACDLLIRKKEALPHPPVASAPVIMQYPQTMLPPQPSAHVFPTAQSNPVAASPAPALPPPPTTGSKSSLPPLKSPMAGTLYRCPAPGEPPFVKAGDKVQKGQVVCIIEAMKLMNEIEADQSGTVVDILAEDGKPVSIDTPLLVIQP